The Bradyrhizobium sp. WBAH42 genome includes a window with the following:
- the fsrB gene encoding siderophore utilization protein FsrB codes for MRAIFGRLHRWAGLLTAGFLFFSGITGAIISWDHEIDDVLNSHLFDVSTKGPAIPSLELAKMIEQRDPRARVVYLFMTPEQGHSLWFFVMPRIDPATGKRYPLDYNQVFLDPNTGAELGRRYWGAVWPVTRENFVSFLYKLHYTMHIPEFWGSDRWGMRVLGIIAIIWTIDCFVGFYLTLPSRRRAKAARAPEVARQLERGFWARWAPAWTIKTSGSAYRINFDIHRAFSLWTWGVLFIIAFTAFSLNLYFEVFSPLMKMVSNYTPTPYEQRPYRDLDDPIEPKVTFADIAARAAADGKARGWTVPVGSINYGPAHGVYAAAFFHPGDDHGAGGVGPAQLYYDSEDGRPIGERLPWVGTAADIFVQAQFPLHSGRIVGLFGRILISVMGLVVAALSVTGVVIWWRKRRARVRVRETAALRLSRQQLTPAE; via the coding sequence ATGAGAGCGATATTCGGCAGGCTGCATCGCTGGGCGGGATTGCTCACGGCCGGATTCCTGTTCTTCTCCGGCATCACCGGCGCGATCATCTCCTGGGACCACGAGATCGACGACGTCCTGAACAGCCATCTGTTCGATGTCTCGACGAAGGGCCCGGCCATTCCCTCGCTCGAGCTCGCCAAGATGATCGAGCAGCGTGATCCCCGCGCGCGCGTCGTCTACCTCTTCATGACGCCGGAGCAGGGCCACTCGCTGTGGTTCTTCGTCATGCCGCGGATCGATCCCGCGACGGGCAAGCGTTACCCGCTCGACTACAATCAGGTCTTCCTCGATCCCAACACCGGCGCGGAGCTTGGCCGGCGCTATTGGGGGGCGGTGTGGCCCGTCACGCGGGAAAACTTCGTCTCGTTTCTCTACAAGCTGCACTACACGATGCACATTCCGGAATTCTGGGGCAGCGACCGCTGGGGCATGCGCGTGCTCGGCATCATCGCCATCATCTGGACCATCGATTGCTTCGTCGGCTTCTACCTGACGCTGCCCTCGCGCCGGCGCGCCAAGGCGGCGCGGGCGCCCGAGGTCGCGCGCCAGCTCGAGCGCGGCTTCTGGGCGCGCTGGGCGCCGGCCTGGACCATCAAGACGTCGGGCAGCGCCTACCGGATCAATTTCGACATCCATCGCGCTTTCAGCCTGTGGACGTGGGGTGTGCTGTTCATCATCGCCTTCACGGCGTTCTCGCTGAACCTCTATTTTGAGGTGTTCTCGCCGCTGATGAAGATGGTGTCGAACTACACGCCGACGCCCTATGAGCAGCGGCCGTACCGCGATCTCGACGATCCCATCGAGCCCAAGGTCACCTTCGCCGACATCGCCGCGCGCGCCGCGGCCGACGGCAAGGCGCGCGGGTGGACGGTCCCGGTCGGGTCGATCAATTACGGCCCGGCCCATGGCGTCTATGCCGCCGCCTTCTTCCACCCCGGCGACGATCACGGCGCCGGCGGCGTCGGCCCGGCGCAGCTCTATTACGACAGCGAGGACGGCCGTCCCATCGGCGAGCGACTGCCCTGGGTCGGCACCGCTGCCGACATCTTCGTGCAGGCGCAGTTTCCGCTGCATTCGGGCCGCATCGTCGGATTGTTCGGGCGCATCCTGATCTCGGTGATGGGCCTTGTGGTCGCCGCACTCTCGGTCACCGGCGTCGTGATCTGGTGGCGCAAGCGCCGCGCCCGGGTTCGCGTACGCGAGACCGCGGCCCTGCGGCTGAGCCGGCAGCAACTCACACCGGCAGAGTAG